From the genome of Xiphophorus couchianus chromosome 15, X_couchianus-1.0, whole genome shotgun sequence:
GATCTGGTCCACCAGCTGTCATGGCCGCTGGGGGCCGTCATCACCCAGGCCTGCCACGCCGCTACCGCCGCCATCCACCTGCACTACGGAGACCCGGACACCCGGCGGTACCTGGAGCAGCTGGACGCCATGCACAAGGTGGTGCTGGGGGTGAGCGGCGCCGCGAGCAGCGTTTAGTCCTCCTTTACTCCTCGGAGATGGAAACGGATCCAGATGTGAGTAAAAACCGGGTTGTTTTTGCTCCGCAGGCCCCGGATGAAGCCGCGCTCTCCGGACTGTCGGACTCCCTGACTCAGGCCGGAATCTCCCACAAACTCTGGATCGAGCAGCCGGAAAACATCCCCACCTGCTTGGCCCTGAAGCCGTACCCGAAAGAGACGGTGCAGCCGCTGATGAAGAAgttcaaactgtttaaataatGGAAAACGACTTAAAGTGAAAGAAATCTATGTGTCCACTGGGTGGCGCCAAAATGAAGCTACACAATGATTCCATGTTTACATGAATAAATCCTTGTTGAATGCAGTTTGTCTCAAGAgacatttgtcttttaaaaaaaactgttacttTAACTGCGGAAAATCAACAGAAACGACAAACTCTATGCAGTATTTTCGGTTTAGTTGAATTGTAAAGTGACataacctttttttattatttgaaaaggtaaaacaattaagatttttattaaaaaatggagaacatttctggagaaaaaatccctcaaattttctagaaaaaacaaggaaatttctgagtttgaaaagtcaaaaatatgctagaaaatttgagattagtttaaaaaaaattctaaaaatctgacatttcttTGTATCACTGGCTCGATGCTTTGGTGGCgatgtcctgctggaaggttttcttcttttgtttttggaattgaaaataaaggaaatctttgcacttttacataatattaatttaatttattttcttcaatttttaatcagaaaatcccaataaaatatgttaaagttggtggttgtaacatgaaagaatgtaaaaaatcaGGTTAACGACTAAACCTAAATTGTTTGGAGAAATGTTATTTCGAATAAGTGAAGCGTTTTcgttttttaaagttaaagaaatgtttattttatattatttttcatcacAAGAGGGCGCTAAAAAATAGCGATAATTCCTGAAAAGGCGTTTGTTCtggatttttaactttttatcgCTGCGCCACTGATAATCAATTTCTTGCAATTCCATTATCAACCGATCAGAAAGAATAATGTGAGTTTTTctataaacaacattttataaaaaatttatttaaagatacAAGCAGCCGCTTTTTCTCAAAGGTTTAACAATCGCTAAGAGGAAACATATTTTATGGCTGACCTTCTTTTGTCGCCTGCAGATTTTTATCCCTTGTTgtggaaatgtacatttttaaacaatattcttCAACTTTGTGAATTTCCCGTGGTAGAGGCGTAACCCTGAAATGCTCCTGCCTTGACCTGCCTGATAACTGCAGACTGTGTTCATCCCAGAACTGCTCCGTTTTTACAGCATAATTAATCACATTagaataaaatacttttcaaaaagCACAGTAAGACTAAAAGGTTCGGAAGAGACTTCAATCtcaaaattataacttttgatctaaaaagattttttttaaagtctaaattttgtACAATGTTGTAACTGTCTTCAGTAATAAAAGGAGACAAAGTTATAATTAACTCATGACGGCGTGTTGCAGCGACTATAGAAAACAAGagtaaatttttatatttagattaatctcagatatATTGTAggaaacaaataagaaaaattcaGAGGGCTTcagagaaaagtggaaaatttggtAAATCaatcagaaaatttctagaaaaaacttggaattttgaaaagtcaaaaaatgtgaGAACTTTTATCCTGATCTTCGAAGTTTTCTGGGAAAAcgtggacatttctgagcttcaaaagtaaaaaaaaaaatgcttttggaaatttctgggtttcaaaagtcgaaaatgttttactttgacatCATATACAAATCTAAACAAGGCGTGGCGAATGAAATGGATTTGTTCCTGTTTAATAAGATACTTTTTActcaataacaataaaactatATATGTTTTAGAGCAGCCTTAAATAGAGCAAATGGTTAATTTGAGTTTTCAGAGCAGAATGGCGACGCTTTGCTTTGTCAGGACTAAACTCGCCTGAAATGATCTGTTACTGAAATAGTTTCAGTCTGACTCATTTTCTAACTGGGAATCGTTTGAGCTGCACAGGAGCAACCAGTTGAACACGTCCGCAGGCTGCAGACGTGTTTACCTGAGGGACAGCAGGAAAACGGACAGGATGCggagaaaatgtctgtttttcatCACGTATCAGACAAACTGAGCGATGAAGACAAAACCAGCAGAACTGATCAGATCAAATTTACCCCTGCAGACCGGAAATACGAGCAATTTGCTTTTGAAAATCCAATCATCCATTCATTCCCTGTAAAACCTGTTGAAATATTGAAgctatttgtttaattttgagaaTATAGTCATATTAATATAAGGgtgcaattttaccagaagaaaaaaagcttagtTATAAGTATTTGGCTAAGAAATGTAAGCATTtcgttttaaatatctgaaatatgcCAACCTAGAGACGTAACCTTTCCTGTTACATCCGTAGTTTTCGTCCCACAccgttgttttttatttttccctttatttttaagcagttccGGAGCTGCTTCGCCAATTACTCAataggctgttgctaggtaaccaaagaatgagtgggttgctaggtaaccaaagaatgagtgggttgctaggtaaccaaagagaaAGCGTGTTAGTTAAAGTCACTAACCTAGCTTAGCTAGCAGTGACCAGCTAGCCTTTCCtgtgcctacatcccccagaatgctgtgcggttccgTGAATATtctatttattgaatattgaaaatcaaatgtattaactattgatattgatcacctGCCTgtcataatatatatttttattgtctcaggttttttttttcttttatgcacaattgtttcaaaaatacttttaacatttttattagaaactTACACCAAAGTACAACTTCTGAAAGATTCTCAACATTTCctcattttttgtgatttttcatgTTGGAGTTTTCATAACATTATTGCGTTATTCTCCTAATATGATGACTTTGttctcataattaaaataatattccatCATGGCGTTGATGTgaattcaaagtaaaaataagtagAAGCTTTGTAATACGCTTCTCAAACAAAATGGCCGCCCTGGGAgcgctgacatcactctgaactataaTCGTTTACAGGGCATTTTGTGAAGCATGTTGTATTTGTTTGGAACATTTTGGCAGGAAATTAACTCCATAAAGAAATAATGAGTATTATTTTCTAACAACTTTCAGAAAAGGGTCTG
Proteins encoded in this window:
- the ptrhd1 gene encoding putative peptidyl-tRNA hydrolase PTRHD1, which encodes MAAPGAGAPSRLVQYVVVRSDLVHQLSWPLGAVITQACHAATAAIHLHYGDPDTRRYLEQLDAMHKVVLGAPDEAALSGLSDSLTQAGISHKLWIEQPENIPTCLALKPYPKETVQPLMKKFKLFK